In Geobacter anodireducens, a genomic segment contains:
- a CDS encoding elongation factor P (Involved in peptide bond synthesis; alters the affinity of the ribosome for aminoacyl-tRNA) encodes MLTASDFKRGLVIKLDNAPCLILDVHFQSPSARGASTMVKTRHRNLLTGQVLDKTFRSGDKVEEAEFERHKGQFLYTDGDHGVFMDLETYEQFEMGAESFQVIQPYLLDGTEVVLGLFQERLVSVDPPQVVELTITDTPPVIKNATATAQTKEATLETGLTLQVPPYLEVGEKIKVDTRDCRFISRA; translated from the coding sequence ATGCTTACCGCATCCGATTTTAAGCGCGGCCTCGTCATCAAACTCGACAACGCCCCGTGCCTCATCCTCGACGTCCACTTCCAATCCCCGTCCGCCCGGGGTGCCAGCACCATGGTCAAGACCCGCCACCGCAACCTCCTGACCGGCCAGGTGCTCGACAAGACCTTCCGCTCCGGCGACAAGGTGGAAGAGGCCGAATTCGAGCGCCACAAGGGGCAATTTCTCTACACCGACGGCGACCATGGCGTCTTTATGGACCTGGAGACCTACGAGCAGTTCGAGATGGGCGCCGAGTCCTTCCAGGTGATCCAGCCCTACCTTCTCGACGGCACCGAGGTGGTCCTCGGCCTCTTCCAGGAGCGGCTCGTCAGCGTTGATCCGCCCCAGGTGGTGGAGTTGACCATCACCGACACCCCGCCGGTCATCAAGAATGCCACCGCCACCGCCCAGACCAAGGAGGCCACTCTCGAAACAGGCCTCACTCTCCAGGTCCCTCCCTATCTTGAGGTTGGCGAGAAGATCAAGGTCGACACCCGTGACTGCCGGTTCATCTCCCGCGCCTGA
- a CDS encoding 1,4-dihydroxy-6-naphthoate synthase, with translation MDALSLGFSPCPNDTFIFYGLIHARVPTSGLAFRERLEDVETLNGLALAGALDICKVSYHALGYLRDRYCLLRSGGALGRGCGPLVVTRGASTLADLRGKPVAVPGRFTTAALLLRLADPAIDTLVFMPFHEIMGAVARGEVAAGVIIHESRFTYRDHGLTKLMDLGEWWERETGCPIPLGGIVARRDLGVETIIAVEQALRSSVAFAQANPGEAKAYIRAHSQEMSDEVCTAHIDLYVNDFSLQLGPEGEAAVIELLSRAEAAGVIPRSDAPLFVPF, from the coding sequence ATGGACGCGCTCTCGCTCGGCTTTTCGCCCTGTCCCAATGATACCTTCATCTTCTACGGCCTGATCCACGCACGCGTGCCCACCAGCGGGCTTGCCTTCCGGGAGCGGCTCGAAGACGTGGAGACCCTGAACGGTCTCGCCCTGGCGGGAGCTCTGGATATCTGCAAGGTTTCCTACCACGCCCTCGGGTATCTGCGCGACCGTTACTGCCTGCTCCGCTCGGGAGGGGCGCTGGGGCGCGGTTGCGGCCCCCTGGTGGTGACGCGGGGGGCGTCGACCCTTGCCGACCTGAGGGGGAAGCCCGTGGCCGTGCCGGGGCGCTTCACCACGGCTGCGCTGTTGCTGCGCCTTGCGGACCCCGCCATCGACACCCTCGTGTTCATGCCGTTCCACGAGATCATGGGGGCCGTGGCGCGGGGCGAGGTGGCGGCGGGGGTCATCATCCACGAATCGCGCTTCACCTACCGTGACCATGGCCTCACCAAGCTTATGGATCTGGGGGAGTGGTGGGAGAGGGAAACCGGCTGTCCCATCCCCCTGGGAGGGATCGTTGCCCGGCGCGACCTGGGCGTGGAGACCATCATCGCCGTGGAGCAGGCGCTGCGGTCGAGCGTGGCGTTTGCCCAGGCGAACCCCGGCGAGGCGAAGGCTTACATTCGCGCCCATTCCCAGGAGATGAGCGACGAAGTCTGCACTGCCCACATCGACCTCTACGTGAATGATTTTTCCCTTCAGCTCGGTCCCGAAGGGGAGGCTGCCGTGATTGAGCTCCTGTCCCGGGCCGAGGCCGCGGGAGTGATTCCCCGGTCGGACGCGCCGCTGTTCGTCCCCTTTTAA
- a CDS encoding RNA-binding protein — protein sequence MKIDTDHIKLDSFLKAANLVASGGEAKILIAEGAVRVNGETELRRGRKLRPGDRVEMAGECVIIE from the coding sequence ATGAAGATCGACACCGACCACATCAAGCTCGACAGTTTTCTCAAGGCGGCGAACCTGGTTGCCAGCGGCGGCGAAGCCAAGATCCTCATCGCAGAGGGTGCCGTGCGGGTGAACGGCGAGACGGAACTGCGCCGCGGCCGCAAACTTCGCCCGGGAGACCGGGTGGAGATGGCGGGCGAGTGCGTCATCATCGAGTAG
- a CDS encoding beta-ketoacyl-ACP reductase produces the protein MEFKDSIVVVTGGTRGIGRAISLHFARQGAQVTAAYRADEEAARTLEAEAAGLPGSIATIRADVSTAEGAMAAIDAASRESGTLHVLVNNAGIIRDGYLAMMAEDDWDAVMRANLSPLFHCCKWGVRKMLARRRGAIINLSSVSAFAGTAGQTNYAATKGAAVSFTKSLAREVGPLGIRVNAVAPGLIETEMIAGMKREMVDRIVEGSILGRTGRPEEVAEAVAFLASDRASYITGQCLVVDGGIL, from the coding sequence ATGGAATTCAAGGATAGCATCGTGGTCGTCACCGGCGGCACCCGGGGGATCGGCCGGGCCATTTCCCTCCACTTCGCCCGGCAAGGGGCACAGGTGACCGCCGCCTACCGCGCCGACGAAGAGGCGGCCCGCACCCTGGAAGCCGAGGCAGCGGGGCTGCCCGGCTCCATTGCCACGATACGGGCGGACGTGAGCACGGCAGAGGGGGCCATGGCCGCCATCGACGCGGCGAGCAGGGAGAGCGGCACCCTCCACGTCCTCGTGAACAACGCGGGGATCATCCGGGACGGCTACCTGGCCATGATGGCCGAGGACGACTGGGATGCGGTCATGCGGGCCAACCTCTCCCCCCTCTTCCACTGCTGCAAGTGGGGGGTGCGGAAAATGCTCGCCAGACGGAGGGGCGCCATCATCAACCTCTCCTCCGTGTCGGCCTTTGCCGGCACTGCCGGGCAGACCAACTATGCCGCAACCAAGGGAGCCGCGGTCAGCTTCACCAAATCCCTGGCCCGGGAAGTGGGTCCCCTCGGCATCAGAGTGAATGCCGTGGCGCCGGGGCTCATCGAAACGGAAATGATTGCCGGCATGAAGCGGGAGATGGTCGACCGGATCGTGGAAGGCAGCATCCTCGGCCGCACTGGGCGCCCGGAGGAAGTGGCCGAGGCCGTGGCCTTCCTGGCCTCGGACCGGGCATCCTACATAACCGGCCAGTGCCTGGTGGTCGACGGCGGAATCCTCTGA
- a CDS encoding beta-ketoacyl synthase: MDIAVTGLAAISAAGVGIEPLWETMAQRQCRLTPVPVEVLGTGGYLWGKADAFRAADFMPPLKARKFDRCSLLATVAAGMALADAGIDPKGGDPTRIGIALGCGFGGIANSVEFLSGYFSRGVEGLVPMLFPNTVANAAASNASIEHGLKGPNVTQVQRFCSAEAAIQMACRFLEEGRADVMLAGGVDELTPLMMAGFRAAGQLRTYARSFGEGCGILVLERRDHAERRAARLRGRITGLRTVGMLPAGREREAVDRLMPPATPALVSFSGAAADNTALTTPLPAVPAMEPGNLIGRSLAMGGLALAALLLVLPEDARGLHLAASPEGPYHAIDVTGGMRA, translated from the coding sequence ATGGACATAGCCGTCACCGGCCTTGCCGCCATCTCCGCTGCCGGGGTGGGAATCGAACCGCTATGGGAGACGATGGCACAGCGCCAATGCCGCCTCACCCCCGTCCCCGTCGAAGTCCTCGGCACGGGAGGATATCTCTGGGGCAAGGCGGACGCCTTCAGGGCCGCAGACTTCATGCCCCCCCTCAAGGCCCGCAAGTTCGACCGGTGCAGCCTCCTGGCCACCGTGGCCGCAGGCATGGCCCTGGCCGATGCCGGCATCGACCCGAAGGGGGGCGACCCCACACGCATCGGCATTGCCCTGGGCTGCGGCTTCGGCGGCATCGCCAATTCCGTGGAGTTTCTGAGCGGCTACTTCTCCAGGGGAGTGGAGGGGCTCGTGCCCATGCTCTTCCCCAACACCGTTGCCAATGCCGCCGCCAGCAACGCCTCCATCGAGCACGGCCTCAAGGGACCCAACGTGACCCAGGTGCAGCGTTTCTGCTCCGCAGAGGCCGCCATCCAGATGGCCTGCCGCTTCCTGGAGGAGGGGCGGGCCGATGTGATGCTGGCCGGCGGAGTGGATGAGTTGACCCCGCTGATGATGGCCGGTTTCCGGGCCGCGGGCCAGTTGCGGACCTATGCCCGCTCCTTTGGCGAGGGGTGCGGCATCCTGGTCCTCGAGCGGCGGGACCATGCGGAGCGGCGCGCCGCCAGGCTGCGGGGCAGGATCACGGGACTGCGGACCGTGGGCATGCTGCCCGCCGGCCGGGAACGGGAGGCGGTCGACCGGCTCATGCCACCCGCTACACCGGCCCTGGTGTCGTTCTCGGGGGCCGCAGCCGACAATACAGCCCTCACCACCCCGCTTCCTGCCGTGCCGGCCATGGAACCGGGCAATCTTATCGGACGCTCCCTGGCCATGGGGGGCCTTGCCCTGGCCGCCCTCCTGCTGGTCCTCCCCGAAGATGCCCGGGGGCTCCATCTGGCGGCTTCGCCCGAGGGCCCGTACCACGCCATCGACGTCACCGGGGGTATGCGTGCATAG
- a CDS encoding cell envelope biogenesis protein LolA yields the protein MIASRLARILFAFVLLALAVPAPGHAARISPREGLEFLRSAFAGVNDFTAEITQEKQIALMKKKLVTNGMVRFRKPDSFMMELNPPHASRVLLRDNVISTLLPADGVRQKIVLPPDEGLARWFALMEKPVTSVPDGVAVQAERNGDAVTISIAPSQGRGVKNLQVILATDGKLRRVVIEEQNRDRTVISFRNVRRNVGLTDRDFRIE from the coding sequence ATGATAGCAAGCCGACTCGCACGCATTCTGTTCGCGTTCGTACTCCTGGCGCTGGCCGTCCCTGCACCCGGCCACGCGGCACGGATCTCTCCGCGGGAAGGACTCGAATTCCTCCGCTCGGCCTTTGCCGGGGTCAACGACTTCACCGCCGAGATCACGCAGGAAAAGCAGATCGCCCTTATGAAAAAGAAGCTGGTGACGAACGGGATGGTCCGTTTCCGCAAGCCCGACAGCTTCATGATGGAACTCAATCCCCCCCACGCCAGCCGCGTGTTGCTGCGGGACAACGTCATCTCCACCCTGCTCCCCGCCGACGGAGTCCGGCAGAAGATCGTGCTTCCTCCCGACGAAGGGCTCGCCCGCTGGTTCGCCCTCATGGAAAAGCCGGTCACATCGGTCCCCGACGGGGTCGCCGTCCAGGCGGAGCGGAACGGCGACGCCGTCACTATTTCCATAGCCCCCTCCCAGGGACGGGGAGTGAAGAACCTTCAGGTCATCCTCGCCACCGACGGGAAACTGAGGCGGGTGGTCATCGAAGAGCAGAACCGGGACCGGACCGTCATCTCCTTCCGCAATGTCCGCCGGAACGTGGGGCTCACCGACCGCGACTTCAGGATAGAGTGA
- a CDS encoding hydroxymyristoyl-ACP dehydratase, which yields MHSPAPWDFLPHRYPFLVLDRIIAREPGQSATALMRTTAGTRGCSPLLLLEAMAQLGGIAAADDANGGGILAAVDHADFHGTVEAGNSLTVSVTVVKSFGPLHLVAGEVTADGRPAASATITLKVGTPR from the coding sequence GTGCATAGCCCCGCTCCGTGGGACTTCCTGCCTCACCGCTATCCTTTTCTCGTCCTCGACCGTATAATCGCCAGGGAGCCCGGCCAATCAGCCACGGCCCTCATGCGGACGACCGCCGGTACGCGGGGATGCTCCCCCCTGCTCCTGCTGGAGGCCATGGCCCAGTTGGGCGGCATCGCCGCGGCGGACGACGCAAACGGCGGCGGCATCCTCGCAGCCGTTGACCACGCCGACTTTCACGGCACGGTGGAAGCGGGAAATTCCCTGACCGTCTCCGTGACGGTCGTGAAGTCCTTCGGTCCCCTCCACCTGGTTGCGGGCGAGGTGACGGCCGACGGGCGCCCGGCCGCCTCCGCCACAATAACCCTCAAGGTAGGAACCCCTCGATGA
- a CDS encoding futalosine hydrolase, translated as MDPILVVAATRQELTLAIRSLGAREHGGAGRRPTWLGKVGALPVILAVTGIGKVNTAAALAALFENFIPRLVINTGCAGAYTAGGLRVGDLAVASAEISGDEGVLTPRGWEGLDLIGIPAVERNGVRYFNEFPLSLHPAEQAVQLATALGIPIRRGKFVTVSTCSGTTARGDELASRFDAICENMEGAAMAQVALDYGVDCLEVRGISNMVEDRDLSRWNLPLAVEKAQRFVLKYLETCGEEQ; from the coding sequence ATGGACCCGATCCTCGTTGTTGCCGCAACCCGGCAGGAACTGACGCTGGCGATCCGAAGCCTCGGCGCCCGGGAGCACGGGGGCGCCGGTCGCCGTCCCACCTGGCTCGGCAAGGTGGGGGCACTGCCTGTGATCCTGGCCGTGACCGGCATCGGCAAAGTCAATACCGCGGCTGCCCTTGCCGCGTTGTTCGAGAACTTCATCCCCCGCCTGGTGATCAACACCGGCTGCGCCGGCGCCTACACCGCGGGCGGCCTCCGGGTCGGCGATCTGGCCGTCGCCTCAGCCGAAATCTCCGGTGACGAGGGAGTTCTCACCCCCCGGGGGTGGGAAGGCCTCGATCTCATCGGCATCCCTGCCGTTGAACGCAACGGGGTGCGCTACTTCAACGAGTTCCCGCTTTCTCTCCATCCCGCCGAGCAGGCGGTCCAACTGGCCACGGCCCTCGGCATCCCGATCCGCCGGGGAAAGTTCGTCACCGTCTCGACCTGCAGCGGCACTACGGCCCGCGGCGACGAACTGGCCAGCCGCTTCGACGCCATCTGTGAAAACATGGAAGGGGCCGCCATGGCCCAGGTCGCCCTGGACTACGGCGTCGACTGCCTGGAGGTCCGGGGGATCAGTAACATGGTGGAAGACCGGGACCTCTCCCGCTGGAACCTGCCCCTGGCCGTGGAAAAGGCCCAGCGCTTCGTTCTCAAATATCTCGAAACCTGCGGGGAGGAACAGTGA
- a CDS encoding two-component sensor histidine kinase: MFFRSIRFSLTLWYAVTLAVILVLFSSFIYLVLSNQLNKEIDRELLTVAEAVASPTLEPFRHAAPSVFDQVLEDFIGTRLTGKHVQVLDGSGAVAASSKSMEELRIPLGKTALRRVQAGKVSYETRVNLDVYPVRTIVYPIMTDSRLDQIVLVGTSMRGPAETLEKVQLVFAVSIPLALILWSLGGWFLAGRALKPVDLITRSARKITAENLGLRLEVINPQDEIGRLATTFNDTLERLENAFNRIRQFTGDVSHELRTPLTILRGEAEVGLKWAKEPEEFRELLRSNLEEINRMSKIIETLLELSRVEGGVKLELADLDLSDLLAELVQQSRLIAPDKNLRIAFVGQEPVTILGDWLRLRQVFMNLLDNAVKYTPAEGEISVVVDTTGDSARVAIIDSGPGIPPEDLSHIFERFYRVDKARNRADGGCGLGLSLVKTFVEAHGGRIEVVSEAGTGSVFTVLLPRIVTG, encoded by the coding sequence CTCACCCTCTGGTATGCGGTGACGCTCGCGGTCATTCTGGTCCTGTTCAGCTCCTTCATCTACCTGGTTCTGAGCAATCAGCTCAACAAGGAGATCGACCGTGAACTGCTGACCGTGGCCGAGGCCGTGGCAAGCCCCACTCTGGAGCCTTTCCGCCATGCCGCGCCGTCGGTCTTCGACCAGGTGCTCGAAGACTTCATCGGCACGCGCCTGACGGGCAAGCACGTGCAGGTGCTCGACGGCTCCGGCGCGGTTGCCGCCTCGTCCAAGAGCATGGAGGAGCTCCGCATCCCGTTGGGCAAGACCGCGTTGCGGCGCGTCCAGGCCGGCAAGGTTTCCTATGAGACCAGGGTCAACCTGGATGTCTATCCGGTCCGCACCATCGTGTACCCCATCATGACCGACAGCCGGCTCGACCAGATCGTTCTGGTCGGCACATCCATGCGGGGACCGGCTGAGACCCTTGAAAAGGTCCAGCTGGTCTTTGCCGTCTCCATCCCCCTGGCTCTTATTCTCTGGAGCCTGGGCGGATGGTTCCTGGCGGGCAGGGCGCTGAAACCGGTTGACCTGATCACCCGCAGCGCCCGCAAGATTACGGCGGAAAACCTGGGACTGCGCCTGGAGGTCATCAATCCCCAGGACGAGATCGGCCGGCTCGCCACCACGTTCAACGATACCCTGGAACGCCTGGAAAACGCCTTCAACCGGATCAGGCAATTCACCGGCGACGTTTCCCACGAGCTGCGGACTCCTCTCACCATTCTGCGCGGCGAGGCCGAGGTGGGGCTCAAGTGGGCCAAGGAGCCGGAGGAGTTTCGCGAGCTTCTACGCAGCAACCTGGAAGAGATCAACCGGATGTCCAAGATCATCGAGACGCTCCTGGAGCTCTCCCGGGTCGAGGGGGGAGTCAAGCTGGAACTCGCCGACCTGGACCTGAGCGACCTCCTTGCCGAACTGGTTCAGCAGTCGCGTCTCATCGCACCGGACAAGAATCTCCGCATCGCCTTCGTGGGGCAGGAGCCGGTTACCATCCTCGGCGACTGGCTTCGGCTGCGCCAGGTTTTCATGAATCTGCTGGACAATGCCGTCAAGTACACCCCTGCCGAAGGAGAGATCTCCGTGGTGGTCGATACGACCGGCGACAGTGCCCGCGTAGCGATCATCGACAGCGGCCCGGGCATTCCCCCCGAAGATCTGTCGCACATCTTCGAGCGGTTCTACCGGGTCGACAAGGCCCGCAACCGGGCCGACGGCGGTTGCGGCCTGGGCCTCTCCCTGGTCAAGACGTTCGTGGAGGCTCACGGAGGACGCATCGAGGTGGTGAGCGAAGCGGGCACGGGGAGCGTCTTCACGGTCCTGCTGCCACGGATCGTCACCGGATGA
- a CDS encoding RND transporter, whose translation MRRLVALVQAAIGRHLAWIFRVTWHHPRTTLAGSLLALCLAIASIAGLRFESDIFKLFPTDRGALRLFLDTLEWTGSAGEAYLLLEGERERLPAEAEALATRLRALRVDGEPALRSVSYRVVEPADLPDFAAFVGRAVTLPQLFLAPGKVDEFAARLEAYEMDRALRRATAELAAGGGVGSRDLVAADPLALRELILPRLQEASQALDLDPESPYFLSRDGQLLVMIAEPARPVQDMAFARKLVAGINEARAAVGPGVSVSCAGAHLSAVIDEAVMKRNILACIASSLAVVLGLFFMTYRRMLPTLLIPVIIAFGTVMALGTAGLILPSVHIISFAFTALIIGLGTDYSIHLYDRYRTERSAGRDAEESLRLAVVDTGHGVFTAATTTAFPFLALVISDVRALSELGLLVGLGVLYSLYATFFFLPPLLIFAEQRAPDALHPPLPSLGLTRLWRLTQRRPRTIAFISLAAVAGLALAAFSISFEGDLKNLQPRHSEAFLTQERIERHLSISPSQMLVAVEGDDLGDVMRRGREVAALAEEYRQRRELVAVTWLGSVMNGTGEQQRVLERLRQRPAVREARGELGLALERADFDAAMFPEALSGLGRLATAGPVPMAEAVALLRNSPLGGMVDRFLVERNGRWHLLITLHYRGDAFPQERFLGELAALAPQARTTGPDLISRQLAESVRGSFMEGFAIGGILILFLLVVHFESLAGIAASLLPVFAGVVSMLGLMAATGMKINFMNAMVLVTILGMGSDYGLHVYHRLREGDGSEAGDRYVQAGRAVLLSALTTVAGFGSLAFTDYGAMSSIGWATNFGIGATAFFGLVALPAFLALRRNRKPARLPAKE comes from the coding sequence GTGCGGCGTCTCGTCGCCCTTGTCCAGGCTGCCATCGGCCGGCACCTGGCATGGATTTTCCGGGTCACCTGGCATCACCCCCGGACGACCCTGGCCGGCTCGCTCCTGGCCCTCTGCCTGGCCATCGCCTCCATCGCGGGCCTCCGCTTCGAATCGGACATCTTCAAGCTCTTCCCCACTGACCGGGGAGCACTTCGCCTCTTCCTGGACACCCTGGAATGGACCGGCAGCGCCGGTGAGGCCTACCTCCTCCTGGAAGGGGAGCGGGAGCGGCTTCCCGCCGAGGCCGAAGCCCTGGCCACACGGCTCCGGGCCCTGCGGGTGGACGGCGAGCCAGCTCTTCGCTCGGTTTCCTACCGGGTGGTGGAACCTGCCGACCTGCCCGATTTCGCGGCTTTTGTCGGTCGGGCCGTAACACTGCCCCAGCTCTTTCTCGCCCCCGGCAAGGTGGACGAGTTCGCGGCCCGCCTGGAGGCGTACGAAATGGATAGGGCCCTGCGGCGGGCCACGGCAGAACTGGCCGCCGGTGGTGGGGTTGGGAGCCGGGACCTGGTGGCCGCCGACCCCCTGGCCCTCCGCGAATTGATCTTGCCGCGCCTCCAGGAGGCAAGCCAGGCCCTGGACCTGGACCCCGAGTCCCCCTACTTCCTCTCCCGGGACGGACAACTCCTCGTCATGATCGCTGAGCCGGCCCGGCCGGTGCAGGACATGGCATTCGCCCGCAAGCTCGTGGCGGGCATCAACGAGGCACGGGCAGCCGTGGGGCCGGGCGTTTCGGTTTCCTGCGCCGGGGCGCACCTCTCGGCTGTCATTGATGAAGCGGTCATGAAGCGGAATATCCTCGCCTGCATCGCCTCATCCCTGGCAGTGGTTCTCGGGCTCTTCTTCATGACCTACCGGCGGATGCTGCCGACCCTTCTCATCCCTGTCATCATCGCCTTCGGCACGGTCATGGCCCTGGGCACGGCGGGGCTCATCCTGCCGTCGGTCCATATCATATCCTTCGCTTTCACGGCTCTCATCATCGGCCTCGGCACCGACTACTCCATTCACCTCTACGACCGCTACCGCACGGAGCGGAGTGCGGGCCGCGACGCCGAAGAGTCCCTGCGGCTCGCCGTGGTCGACACCGGCCACGGCGTCTTCACCGCCGCCACCACCACGGCATTTCCCTTCCTTGCCCTGGTGATTTCCGATGTGCGGGCGCTCTCAGAGCTGGGACTCCTGGTGGGACTGGGGGTCCTCTACTCGCTCTATGCCACCTTCTTTTTCCTGCCGCCGCTTCTCATCTTTGCCGAGCAGCGCGCCCCCGACGCACTTCACCCACCCCTCCCGAGCCTGGGGCTCACCCGTCTCTGGCGCCTGACCCAGCGCCGGCCCCGGACCATCGCGTTCATCTCCCTGGCCGCCGTTGCCGGCCTTGCCCTGGCGGCCTTTTCCATCTCTTTCGAAGGGGATCTGAAAAATCTGCAGCCGCGGCACTCGGAAGCGTTCCTGACCCAGGAGCGGATCGAACGCCACCTGAGCATTTCCCCCAGCCAGATGCTGGTGGCGGTGGAGGGGGACGATCTTGGCGACGTGATGCGACGGGGTAGAGAGGTTGCGGCTCTGGCCGAGGAGTACCGGCAACGCCGGGAACTGGTGGCCGTCACCTGGCTCGGCAGCGTGATGAACGGCACAGGGGAACAGCAGCGGGTGCTGGAGCGGCTCCGGCAACGGCCGGCAGTGCGGGAGGCGCGTGGAGAATTGGGGCTGGCGCTTGAACGGGCAGACTTCGACGCGGCCATGTTCCCCGAAGCCCTATCCGGACTCGGCCGGCTCGCCACAGCAGGGCCGGTACCAATGGCCGAGGCCGTGGCGCTCCTCAGGAACTCTCCCCTCGGCGGGATGGTGGACCGGTTCCTGGTGGAACGGAACGGCCGCTGGCATCTCCTCATCACCCTGCACTATCGGGGCGATGCCTTTCCCCAGGAGCGTTTCCTGGGCGAACTGGCGGCCCTGGCCCCCCAGGCGCGGACCACGGGGCCCGACCTCATCAGCCGCCAACTGGCAGAATCGGTTCGGGGAAGCTTCATGGAGGGGTTCGCCATTGGCGGAATCCTGATCCTTTTCCTCCTGGTGGTCCACTTCGAATCCCTGGCAGGCATCGCCGCATCGCTCCTGCCGGTCTTTGCGGGGGTGGTCTCCATGCTCGGCCTCATGGCCGCCACCGGCATGAAGATCAACTTCATGAACGCCATGGTCCTGGTCACCATCCTTGGCATGGGAAGCGACTATGGGCTCCACGTCTACCACCGGCTGCGCGAGGGAGATGGCAGCGAAGCAGGCGACCGCTATGTCCAGGCGGGCCGGGCGGTACTCCTTTCCGCCCTCACCACCGTGGCCGGGTTCGGCTCCCTGGCCTTCACCGACTACGGCGCCATGTCGTCCATCGGCTGGGCCACCAACTTCGGCATCGGCGCCACGGCCTTCTTCGGCCTGGTGGCTCTTCCCGCTTTCCTGGCGCTTCGGCGCAACCGTAAACCGGCCCGCCTCCCCGCAAAAGAATAG
- a CDS encoding peptidase M48 → MSEARGLFYDGISSAQTAVTLVVESKNLRVRGEGVERTCSIHEVTVSPRLATVRRSIRFPDGALCELSDERFADGLLRRQERGRSSAALHRWEKSLPRALAALVLTVAVIAAFVTYGIPALARKAAFAIPPSTEESLGREGLALLDRMVFTPSQLPDARRRELTRLFARMTRELSYAGGYRIEFRRSDRLGANALALPSGIIVVTDGLVTLAKNDDEIVAVLAHEMGHVRNRHALRHILQNSATGLLLATITGDITSVTSLSAGLPTALVDARFSRGFEVEADDAAVEYLRGKRIPLSRYADVLARLERDHQRRAGEGEDRKKERSLSDYFSTHPATDERIRRFMANGGGADAPRGR, encoded by the coding sequence ATGAGTGAAGCACGCGGTCTGTTCTACGACGGGATCAGTTCAGCCCAAACCGCGGTAACGCTGGTTGTGGAGAGCAAGAACCTGCGGGTGCGGGGAGAGGGAGTGGAGCGGACCTGCTCCATCCACGAGGTGACGGTTTCACCCCGGCTGGCAACGGTCCGCCGTTCCATCCGCTTCCCCGACGGCGCCCTCTGCGAGCTCTCCGACGAACGGTTCGCGGACGGCCTTCTCCGCCGCCAGGAAAGGGGACGAAGCTCGGCAGCGCTCCACCGGTGGGAGAAAAGCCTGCCCCGCGCCCTCGCGGCCCTCGTCCTGACCGTCGCGGTCATCGCGGCTTTCGTGACGTATGGCATTCCCGCCCTGGCACGAAAGGCGGCCTTCGCCATCCCGCCGTCCACCGAAGAATCCCTGGGGCGGGAAGGGCTTGCACTCCTGGACCGGATGGTGTTCACCCCCTCTCAGCTTCCGGACGCGCGCCGTCGGGAGCTGACCCGCCTCTTCGCCCGGATGACCCGCGAGCTGTCCTACGCGGGAGGATACCGGATCGAATTCCGGCGGAGCGACCGGCTCGGCGCCAATGCCCTGGCGCTGCCGTCGGGGATCATCGTGGTGACCGACGGCCTGGTGACGCTGGCAAAAAACGACGACGAAATCGTTGCGGTCCTGGCCCACGAGATGGGGCACGTGCGCAACCGCCACGCCCTGCGCCATATCCTCCAGAATTCCGCCACCGGGCTTCTGCTGGCAACCATCACCGGCGACATCACCTCGGTGACATCCCTGTCGGCAGGGCTCCCCACGGCTCTGGTCGACGCCCGGTTCTCCCGCGGGTTCGAGGTGGAGGCCGACGACGCGGCGGTCGAATATCTCCGCGGCAAAAGGATACCGCTTTCCCGGTACGCAGATGTCCTGGCCCGGCTCGAACGGGATCACCAGCGCAGGGCCGGGGAAGGAGAGGACCGGAAGAAAGAGCGCTCGCTCAGCGACTACTTCTCCACCCATCCGGCCACCGACGAACGAATCAGGCGCTTCATGGCGAACGGCGGCGGAGCAGACGCTCCCAGGGGTCGTTGA